GCGAGGTCGGCTCCGCGCTCCATCGCCAGCCGCAGTCCCTCGTGGAAGCCGCCGGCACCGCCGAGGTTCGCGGTGAGCGTCACCGCATGGACGGGAACGCCGTCGCCGCCGGTCGCCGCGGCGAGCCACTCCCCCGTGCCGTCGGTCGAGGCGTTGTCGACCACGACGACCTCGGCCAGCTGCGGGGTCGCGCGCAGCACGCCGAGCAGCCGCTGGAGCAGGGCCAGGCGGTTGAAGGTCACCACGACCGCCACGATGCGCGGAGCGTCAGGGGTCGGAGTCACGGCGCCACCCTAGGGCCTGGAGCGGTCAGCAGGCGGACGACAGGTCCGTGCTCTCGTTGGCGGCGTAACCAGTCTCACGTGTGCCGATCGACCCGCCGCGCTGGGTCTCGCCGTTCGGGGCCGCGGACGACGACGGGACGACGGCCTTGCCGGCCGGCTTGCCGGCCTTGCCCTCGGCCCTCGCGATCGCCTGCTTGACCTTCTCGTGGATGAAGTCCATGTCGGGGTGCGCGGTGTCCTTGACCAGCGGCGGGACGAGGGAGAGCGTCGAGATCTTCTGCGAGCGCGCCTTCATCGCGAGCGGGACGAGCCTGGAGAAGTCGCCCGTGGGGATGTTCGTGGCGATCATGCCGGTGGTCGCCTTCGTGATCGCCCCGAACTTGCGGACGATCGTCGTCGGGCTGACCTGCTGCGCGAGCGCGTTGATCATGCACTTCTGCCGTGCCATGCGGGAGTAGTCGTCGGAGTCGTGGCGAGCGCGCGCGTACCAGAGCGCCTCGAAGCCGTTGAGCCGGTAGTAGCCGGTCTTGAGGTGGGTGTAGAAGCTGTCGCCGGGGATGCCCACCGGGATCGGCTCCCGTACGTGCAGCTTGACGCCGCCGACGGCGTTGACGACGTCGCGGAAGCCCTGCAGGTTGACCATCGCCCAGTAGTTGATCTTGAGGCCGGTGACACCCTCGATCGCCATGACCGTGGCGTCGATGCCGGGGTTCTTCGAGCCCGGGAAGAGGTCGGTGTGGTCACCGGCCCAGGTCGAGACGCCGTTGAGGTAGCAGCCGTCGCAGTCGAACCCGTCGGGGAACTGCTTGTCCATGACCGATCCCGGCGCGAAGTGGAAGTTCTCCATGTTGCGCGGCAGCCCGATCAGCACGGTGCGGCCGGTCTCCTCGTCGACGCTCGCGACCTGCATGGAGTCCGGGCGCATGCCCCAGCGGCTGGACCCGGAGTCCCCGCCGAGCAGCAGGATGTTGTAGCGGCCGGCGTTGGCGCTGCCGTCGCCACCCTCGCCGCCCACTGCGAGCAGCGCGGCGCGGCTGACACCGGCGATGTGGGCTCCGAAGAGCAGGGACCCGGCGACGACGAAGGTGAGCGCGGCGTTGAGGCCGGTCATCGCGAGGCGGTGGTTCTTGACCAGCGTCAGCGGCTGGCCGAGGCGCCAGGCGTCGACCAGCAGCGCGAACCAGCCGATCGCTCCGGCGATCAGGCCGAGCCGGACCAGGAGCAGGAAGAACGGGCTCACCGCGAGCTTGATGACCAGCGGGTGCCACACGAGCGTCACCAGGCCGAGCAGGAGAGCCGTCGCGAGGAGGACCAGCACGACCCGCAGAGCGATGCGGCCGACCTTGCGGTTGCCGGCGACGAGCTGCGCCGACCCGGGCAGCACGATCGTCATCGCCATGAGCGTGATGGCGCGGCGGAAGCGGATCCGCGCCGCTCGGTCGTGCTCGCGACTCAGGTGCGACCCGGGGGGAAGGACGGGTGGCATCGGACGGCCTCTCTCATCGAACGGGGAAGTTGCCGACAAGTATCACCAGTCACATGCGTCACGGCGGCTACGGCGCGCCGGAACCCGGCGGACGTCAGGATCCGTCGCGCGCCCTGAGGATCTCGGCCTTGGCCGCCAGCCGGTGGGAGCGGCGGATCTCTGCCTCACGCTGCCGGCGCAGCTCC
The sequence above is a segment of the Nocardioides jiangxiensis genome. Coding sequences within it:
- a CDS encoding LCP family protein yields the protein MTIVLPGSAQLVAGNRKVGRIALRVVLVLLATALLLGLVTLVWHPLVIKLAVSPFFLLLVRLGLIAGAIGWFALLVDAWRLGQPLTLVKNHRLAMTGLNAALTFVVAGSLLFGAHIAGVSRAALLAVGGEGGDGSANAGRYNILLLGGDSGSSRWGMRPDSMQVASVDEETGRTVLIGLPRNMENFHFAPGSVMDKQFPDGFDCDGCYLNGVSTWAGDHTDLFPGSKNPGIDATVMAIEGVTGLKINYWAMVNLQGFRDVVNAVGGVKLHVREPIPVGIPGDSFYTHLKTGYYRLNGFEALWYARARHDSDDYSRMARQKCMINALAQQVSPTTIVRKFGAITKATTGMIATNIPTGDFSRLVPLAMKARSQKISTLSLVPPLVKDTAHPDMDFIHEKVKQAIARAEGKAGKPAGKAVVPSSSAAPNGETQRGGSIGTRETGYAANESTDLSSAC